In Gracilinanus agilis isolate LMUSP501 unplaced genomic scaffold, AgileGrace unplaced_scaffold38622, whole genome shotgun sequence, one DNA window encodes the following:
- the LOC123255068 gene encoding interferon-induced very large GTPase 1-like, which translates to LQHLGKKEVLTLKSQVKHKWEKRALEKLLQLSSTQGSGEMQEKHWVTVKKRQERAQSALKEMKEMQVAGKSCQEEIVRRKEELRQAMEIPPEYRPITKKPLKEVIENMERHLSLMEGTLSKRENLPDQELLKRVSGGLALQGIYQTGQPEDLLERREELLSLPENIFLLSPEQGTRMETKEFSSSREESLFTQSMEKLGFTVSFLAKGGRWGWNLESSTNYTRSSDSREVHRGHSENTYSCLTRFSYIPLACCHFAQDQLYLSSSALQELKQLEKLLIHSNGLETQVLKRRCEAFFQRFGSHVNQGPLHLGGIFWWKAVTEGFRSEELHDVKKQASEALDVYIGGSYSGFGVTVAAGKNISSSQSQMASHNTNSINLQGRFQLSVFQTGGPPEVDSLPQWKAGLVASNCTWCVIDRGYQLVPVWDIILSNHRQDFQDPLQLTHCLIDTYTALTGQHARTQDGEELLSAIDDAKSFLEEVESWEISELQEKLKKMMNFMQKLSEKTRNYDPWINICLKNPSLQQFLVDTVNFYKDSPIHEVKFIKSQLRSLLYPHVYQVKDFPQSHSIMQWIFHSAKQQQDIHVTEFDDFIELLEREKNDLLEINANLEFLGKMEEAQRKATYKISSFLSSFLKALKQSGESGTYLLLLSIAVGTGYKEKNETFHCLLGCEDLNFLLCEMKEAHEKYQNLNKKCDYMAQAFLLFTGLTVTTSPISVSSEEKKQRLELMQSHMGQSWCKEVLHILSKPRVCHDWETLEKDLNFLICGEYEATLNCVQMDQVKKELESITQRKTKLCEPEPSTIKQHEIINSSFLDLAKRLDLEPYYPRKMSRADFHLISKTSVHDTEPNKENQLPFYFLQKLLMLDCRLRYLVCKIEGDITGQTATLRNLEDDTSDPYDDLFNDSDTPSALLTTGQPHIHPMDIQMMIFHCADDFMRQYISNKFSICQFALPLVVPNPSNSVIEFPLWSFSQIKRNWRQIEKSEGEDKFINFNNELIFQVPIPIVSFIRVVNSATSSKSQILNSLLSKHKHDTFFHRHCRGSSKSCLLMGGVVEISWFFPGGRPEDRFESCVAFTNLHGDAKDYETQLRFLQEISSVIVVLVSASDKSERTTKMVRDLWKSPKPLVYLFDDKDNTVSKDSGQKVRIGIRNRNEAELIDELTSVINRLLKSSGPFLSLEDCADVARQYGFLVDLDREECQEAKRKAETLMALMKEMKLSEIKEKLLPLQGELWHQWCKKDKEICNLREKGNRSLEQHKSEIETEKQIIRQTQLKRAFPLNDLMRSVLEVLQSHSERDNKTQLYFLQWLGMFMDTLTKSHLEMLYKRHKQLCSQALEENQKGSKNVSSKCHQMELETVSKEINDSSLCIEHLLREVGQIYEALEEVSSQRHTTFLSLPQIAADL; encoded by the exons aaagagatgcaGGTGGCAGGTAAAAGTTGCCAAGAGGAAATtgtgaggaggaaagaagagctGAGGCAGGCCATGGAGATCCCACCAGAGTACAGGCCAATCACTAAGAAACCCCTAAAAGAGGTCatagaaaatatggaaagacacCTCAGTCTCATGGAAGGCACTCTCTCCAAGAGGGAGAATCTTCCTGACCAGGAGCTCCTGAAACGAGTGTCAGGTGGCCTAGCCCTGCAGGGGATTTACCAAACTGGCCAGCCTGAGGATcttttggagaggagagaagaactGCTCAGTCTCCCAGAGAACATCTTTCTGCTCAGCCCAGAACAGGGGACACGGATGGAAACCAAGGAATTTTCATCTTCTCGTGAAGAGTCGCTGTTTACCCAAAGCATGGAAAAATTGGGCTTTACTGTTAGCTTTTTGGCCAAGGGTGGACGCTGGGGAT GGAATCTGGAATCCAGCACCAATTAtaccagatcttctgactccagagagGTCCACAGGGGACACTCTGAGAACACTTACAGCTGCCTCACCAGGTTCAGTTACATCCCACTGGCTTGCTGCCACTTTGCCCAAGATCAGCTCTATCTTAGTAGCTCAGCTCTACAAGAGTTAAAACAGTTAGAGAAACTTCTGATCCACTCCAATGGTTTAGAAACTCAAGTTCTGAAGCGTAGATGTGAGGCATTTTTCCAAAGGTTTGGCTCTCATGTGAACCAGGGCCCATTGCATTTGGGAGGAATATTCTGGTGGAAAGCTGTAACAGAAGGCTTCAGGTCAGAGGAGCTGCATGATGTGAAGAAACAAGCCTCAGAGGCACTTGATGTATATATTGGAGGCAGCTACTCTGGTTTTGGGGTCACGGTTGCAGCCGGAAAGAATATATCAAGCTCTCAATCTCAAATGGCTTCTCACAATACAAATTCCATTAATTTGCAAGGAAGATTCCAGTTGTCTGTATTCCAAACAGGAGGCCCTCCAGAGGTAGATTCTCTTCCACAATGGAAAGCTGGTCTTGTGGCCAGCAACTGCACCTGGTGTGTCATTGACAGAGGTTATCAGTTAGTGCCTGTCTGGGATATAATTCTGTCTAATCATAGACAAGATTTTCAGGATCCCCTTCAATTGACTCACTGCCTCATAGACACTTATACGGCCTTGACTGGCCAACATGCAAGGACACAGGATGGAGAGGAATTACTGAGTGCCATCGATGATGCCAAGTCTTTTCTAGAAGAAGTAGAATCCTGGGAAATCTCTGAACTTCAGgagaagttgaagaaaatgatgaatttcaTGCAAAAGCTGAGTGAGAAGACCAGGAACTATGACCCTTGGATTAATATCTGTCTCAAAAACCCATCTCTGCAACAGTTCTTGGTGGACACTGTCAACTTTTACAAGGATTCCCCAATTCATGAAGTCAAATTCATTAAATCTCAGTTACGTAGCCTTCTGTATCCTCATGTCTATCAAGTGAAAGACTTCCCACAGAGTCATTCAATCATGCAGTGGATTTTCCACTCAGCAAAGCAACAACAAGATATACATGTTACAGAATTTGATGATTTCATCGAACtcttagaaagggaaaagaatgaccTTCTTGAAATAAATGCTAACTTAGAGTTcttgggaaagatggaagaagcTCAAAGAAAGGCCACGTATAAGATCAGTTCATTTCTCAGCTCCTTTCTCAAGGCCTTGAAACAGTCAGGAGAGTCAGGCACATACCTTCTGTTACTTTCCATTGCAGTTGGTACAGGTTACAAGGAGAAAAACGAAACCTTTCATTGTCTCCTAGGATGTGAAGACTTAAATTTCCTGTTATGTGAAATGAAAGAAGCCCATGAAAAATACCAGAACCTTAATAAGAAATGTGACTATATGGCTCAGGCATTCCTTCTGTTCACAGGACTCACAGTTACCACTAGTCCTATTTCTGTGTcttcagaagaaaagaagcaacGTTTGGAGCTCATGCAATCTCACATGGGACAGTCATGGTGCAAAGAAGTGCTTCATATCCTCTCAAAACCCAGGGTATGTCATGATTGGGAAACTCtggaaaaagacttgaatttcctcatctgtggagAATATGAAGCTACATTGAACTGTGTACAGATGGACCAGgtgaaaaaagaactggaaagtatcACTCAGAGAAAGACAAAGTTATGTGAACCAGAACCAAGTACCATCAAACAGCATGAAATAATAAATTCCAGCTTTTTAGACTTAGCCAAGAGGCTTGATCTGGAGCCTTACTATCCAAGGAAGATGAGTCGGGCAGATTTCCATCTGATTTCCAAGACTTCTGTGCATGACACTGAGCCCAACAAAGAGAATCAGTTGCCATTTTATTTCCTACAGAAGCTATTGATGCTGGATTGCAGACTTAGATACTTGGTCTGCAAGATAGAGGGAGACATTACTGGTCAGACAGCGACTCTCAGAAACCTTGAGGATGACACTTCAGATCCTTATGATGATTTGTTCAATGATAGTGACACACCCTCTGCCCTCTTGACCACAGGCCAGCCCCACATTCACCCAATGGACATCCAGATGATGATTTTTCATTGTGCAgatgacttcatgagacaatatatttctaacaaatttTCCATCTGCCAATTTGCTCTCCCTCTTGTGGTGCCCAATCCCTCTAATTCTGTAATAGAATTCCCACTTTGGTCTTTCAGCCAAATCAAGAGAAACTGGAGACAGATAGAGAAATCAGAGGGAGAagacaaatttattaattttaataacgAACTCATCTTCCAAGTACCCATCCCCATTGTGTCTTTTATAAGAGTTGTGAATTCTGCTACTTCTTCCAAATCTCAGATCTTGAACTCTCTGCTGAGTAAGCACAAACATGATACTTTTTTCCACCGTCACTGCCGAGGAAGCAGCAAATCCTGCCTCTTGATGGGAGGTGTGGTAGAAATCTCCTGGTTCTTTCCAGGGGGAAgacctgaggacagatttgaaagcTGTGTTGCTTTCACCAATCTCCATGGAGATGCCAAAGACTATGAGACACAGCTCAGATTTCTGCAGGAAATTTCTTCAGTCATAGTGGTCCTTGTGTCTGCTTCTGATAAAAGTGAGAGGACCACAAAAATGGTCCGGGATCTGTGGAAGTCACCAAAAcctttggtttatttgtttgatGACAAAGATAATACTGTAAGTAAGGATTCTGGCCAGAAAGTGagaattggaatcaggaatagAAATGAGGCAGAATTAATAGATGAACTTACAAGTGTCATCAATCGCCTGCTAAAGTCTTCAGGTCCCTTTCTCAGTCTTGAGGACTGTGCAGATGTTGCTCGCCAGTATGGCTTTCTTGTAGACCTGGACAGAGAGGAGTGTCAGGAGGCCAAGAGGAAGGCAGAAACTTTAATGGCCCTCATGAAAGAGATGAAATTGTctgaaataaaggagaaattactgCCCCTTCAAGGAGAACTTTGGCACCAGTGGTGTAAGAAGGATAAGGAGATTTGTAAtctgagagagaaagggaaccGTAGCCTTGAACAGCACAAGAGTGAAATTGAGACAGAAAAGCAAATAATAAGGCAAACCCAGCTAAAGAGGGCATTTCCTCTCAATGACTTAATGCGATCTGTGTTGGAAGTCCTCCAATCTCACTCAGAGAGAGACAACAAAACTCAATTGTACTTCCTGCAGTGGCTTGGAATGTTTATGGACACTCTGACCAAAAGTCACTTGGAAATGCTTTATAAGAGGCACAAGCAGTTGTGTTCCCAGGCATTGGAAGAAAACCAAAAGGGATCAAAGAATGTCTCCTCAAAATGCCACCAAATGGAACTAGAAACTGTCTCTAAGGAGATCAATGATTCCTCATTGTGTATTGAACATCTCCTCAGAGAAGTTGGCCAGATCTATGAAGCTTTGGAAGAAGTTTCATCTCAAAGGCATACTACGTTCTTATCTCTTCCTCAAATTGCTGCTGATCTG